One part of the Thiomicrospira cyclica ALM1 genome encodes these proteins:
- the mtnN gene encoding 5'-methylthioadenosine/S-adenosylhomocysteine nucleosidase produces the protein MSQPASLHQTAPIAVIAAMEEEIILLREQLVDRETIKIAGFEFYQGRIADRDVVLLRSGIGKVNAAMSTAILIDRFAPQAVINTGSAGGFHTDLEVGDIVISSSVCHHDVDVTPFGYVHGQLPGLPACFIPDEMLIAKAKLAIESLGEVTHMHGLIATGDRFVHLLEDVAHTRTKFPEMIACEMEAAAVAQVCHQFEMPFVIIRALSDIAGKENVIAFDAFLAQAADHSTRVVVAMIKQFEG, from the coding sequence ATGAGTCAACCAGCGAGTTTGCATCAAACAGCACCTATTGCTGTTATCGCGGCGATGGAAGAAGAAATTATCTTATTGCGTGAACAACTCGTTGATCGTGAAACCATCAAAATTGCTGGTTTTGAGTTTTACCAAGGCCGCATAGCGGATCGTGACGTGGTGTTGTTACGTTCGGGCATTGGTAAAGTGAATGCGGCTATGAGCACGGCTATTTTAATTGACCGTTTTGCACCACAAGCGGTCATTAATACCGGCTCGGCAGGGGGCTTTCATACCGATTTAGAGGTCGGTGATATTGTCATCAGCAGCTCGGTTTGCCATCACGATGTCGATGTCACACCCTTTGGCTATGTGCATGGGCAGTTACCAGGCCTGCCAGCCTGTTTTATTCCGGACGAAATGCTGATTGCCAAAGCCAAACTAGCGATTGAAAGTTTGGGCGAGGTCACCCATATGCACGGCTTAATTGCTACCGGTGATCGCTTTGTGCATCTTCTTGAAGACGTGGCTCATACCCGTACTAAATTTCCAGAAATGATTGCCTGTGAAATGGAAGCGGCGGCCGTTGCGCAAGTCTGCCATCAGTTTGAAATGCCATTTGTGATTATTCGTGCGCTGTCGGATATTGCGGGGAAGGAAAATGTTATCGCATTTGATGCCTTTTTAGCCCAGGCGGCAGATCACTCAACACGCGTCGTGGTCGCGATGATTAAACAATTTGAAGGATAA
- the luxS gene encoding S-ribosylhomocysteine lyase: MPLLDSFRVDHTIMPAPAVRVAKTMTSPKGDTITVFDLRFCRPNKEILGERGIHTLEHLFAGFIRQHLNGDGVEIIDVSPMGCRTGFYMSLIGEPDEQRVAQAWLAAMQDVLAVKTEADIPELNVYQCGTCTMHSLDEAKAIAQAIIDQNIGVMKNEDLLLSADQLRELGNAV, from the coding sequence ATGCCATTACTTGATAGCTTCCGAGTTGACCACACCATTATGCCTGCGCCCGCTGTGCGAGTTGCCAAAACCATGACATCGCCTAAAGGTGACACTATTACCGTATTCGATTTACGTTTTTGTCGTCCCAACAAAGAGATTTTAGGCGAGCGTGGTATTCATACACTGGAACACTTGTTTGCCGGTTTTATTCGTCAGCATTTAAATGGCGATGGGGTCGAAATTATCGATGTGTCACCCATGGGTTGCCGCACCGGCTTCTACATGAGCTTGATTGGTGAACCGGACGAGCAACGAGTTGCCCAGGCCTGGTTAGCGGCAATGCAAGACGTGTTGGCGGTAAAAACCGAAGCGGATATCCCGGAATTAAATGTGTATCAGTGCGGCACCTGCACCATGCATTCTTTGGATGAAGCAAAAGCCATTGCGCAAGCAATAATTGATCAAAACATCGGTGTTATGAAAAATGAAGATTTACTGCTATCGGCCGATCAATTACGCGAGCTAGGCAACGCCGTATGA
- a CDS encoding DNA recombination protein RmuC — MDERIIFGLAVAFLLLIIGLLWHQWALLKVKYADEHAKVATLETYQQQFQQLSEDYRVLESRYEAAQTHFAQEREQFSSTKAALTHEFESLAQRIFEQQGQQFSQHNQTQLSQLLQPFREQVSSFQQRVNEVHDAATRGQAGLQAELRKVMELGISMSQEAHNLTKALKGDAQQRGAWGEAQLRRTLEMSGLIESTHFSAQESYKDGQHKDKRTDFVIKLPDAKHLILDSKVSLIAYDRWMSAEDEPAKSAALQEHCQAVRRHMKDLASKDYTQLIGLKSPSFVLMFMPIEPAYIAALQGDATLFDDGYNQGVILVSHTTLLPILRTVANLWTLAQSQDEAQELGEKAGEIYQQVSMIADRLNKLGTSLSAASNHYNSTVTALAGNQGLYGKVARFSQLSTKVQKSLPAIEPKSIDLDQARLVALLDETGS, encoded by the coding sequence ATGGATGAACGGATTATATTTGGGCTGGCCGTGGCGTTTCTGTTGCTTATTATCGGACTACTCTGGCATCAGTGGGCGTTGTTGAAAGTTAAATATGCTGATGAGCACGCAAAAGTAGCGACACTAGAGACTTATCAACAACAATTTCAGCAACTTAGCGAAGATTACCGTGTGTTGGAAAGTCGCTATGAAGCTGCCCAAACCCATTTTGCGCAAGAGCGCGAACAATTTAGCAGCACGAAAGCGGCGTTAACCCACGAATTTGAAAGTCTGGCGCAACGAATTTTTGAACAGCAGGGGCAGCAATTCTCACAACACAATCAAACTCAATTAAGTCAACTGCTACAACCTTTTCGTGAGCAGGTGTCTAGTTTTCAGCAGCGGGTGAATGAAGTACACGATGCGGCAACTCGTGGCCAGGCAGGCCTGCAAGCGGAATTGCGTAAAGTGATGGAGTTAGGCATTAGCATGAGCCAAGAGGCGCATAACCTAACCAAAGCGTTAAAAGGCGATGCCCAGCAGCGAGGCGCGTGGGGTGAGGCGCAATTGCGTCGCACCCTTGAAATGAGTGGATTAATTGAGTCGACCCATTTTAGCGCACAGGAATCCTATAAGGATGGGCAGCATAAAGATAAACGTACTGATTTTGTGATTAAGCTTCCCGATGCGAAACATCTCATTTTAGACTCTAAAGTGTCGCTTATTGCCTATGACCGTTGGATGTCGGCTGAGGATGAGCCGGCAAAATCTGCCGCTCTGCAAGAGCATTGCCAAGCCGTTCGACGTCATATGAAGGACCTTGCCAGCAAGGATTACACCCAGTTAATTGGTCTAAAAAGCCCTAGTTTTGTGCTGATGTTTATGCCGATTGAACCCGCGTATATTGCGGCCCTGCAAGGTGACGCAACCCTGTTTGATGACGGTTATAATCAAGGAGTTATTCTAGTATCTCACACTACGTTATTGCCGATTTTGCGTACCGTTGCAAATTTATGGACGCTGGCGCAAAGTCAAGATGAAGCTCAAGAGTTAGGTGAAAAAGCCGGTGAGATTTATCAACAAGTCAGTATGATTGCCGACCGGCTCAATAAATTAGGTACCAGCCTAAGCGCGGCCAGCAACCATTACAACAGTACCGTCACGGCTTTAGCCGGTAACCAGGGCTTGTATGGCAAAGTAGCACGTTTTAGTCAGTTATCGACTAAAGTACAAAAGTCATTACCTGCGATAGAGCCCAAATCCATCGATCTAGATCAGGCGCGCTTAGTGGCCTTACTTGATGAGACAGGGAGCTAA